In one Solanum dulcamara chromosome 1, daSolDulc1.2, whole genome shotgun sequence genomic region, the following are encoded:
- the LOC129879964 gene encoding UDP-rhamnose/UDP-galactose transporter 6-like — protein MAPSSKADKKAAGDVAAWMFNVVTSVGIIIVNKALMANYGFFFATTLTGMHFVTTTLMTIVLRWLGYIQASHLPLPDLLKFVLFANFSIVGMNISLMWNSVGFYQIAKLSMIPVSCLLEVAFDKIRYSRDTKLSIVVVLLGVAVCTVTDVSVNTKGFIAAFVAVWSTALQQYYVHYLQRKYSLSSFNLLGHTAPVQAGSLLLLGPLVDYWLTNKRIDHFAFNFPSLVFIILSCTIAIGTNLSQFICIGRFTAVSFQVIGHMKTILVLILGFLFFGKEGLNIQVVVGMIIAVCGMIWYGNASSKPGGKERRSHSIKHGSDSSQADDKV, from the exons ATGGCTCCTTCAAGCAAGGCTGATAAGAAGGCTGCAGGTGATGTGGCTGCATGGATGTTCAATGTCGTCACTTCAGTTGGAATCATTATTGTCAACAAAGCCTTAATGGCTAACTACGGCTTTTTCTTTG CAACAACATTAACGGGGATGCATTTTGTTACAACAACTTTGATGACGATTGTTCTTAGGTGGCTTGGGTACATCCAAGCTTCTCATTTACCCCTTCCAGATCTTCTAAAATTTGTTCTGTTTGCAAACTTCTCTATTGTTGGGATGAACATCAGTTTGATGTGGAACTCGGTGGGATTCTACCAG ATTGCTAAGTTGAGTATGATCCCTGTCTCCTGCCTACTAGAAGTTGCCTTTGACAAGATCCGTTATTCTAGGGACACAAAGCTGAGCATTGTTGTGGTACTCTTAGGTGTTGCTGTTTGCACAGTTACAGACGTGAGTGTTAATACCAAAGGCTTCATTGCTGCCTTTGTAGCCGTATGGAGCACTGCTCTGCAACAGTAT TATGTTCATTAccttcaaagaaaatactccCTTAGTTCTTTCAATCTGCTGGGACATACTGCACCAGTTCAGGCTGGAAGTCTGCTGCTATTAGGCCCGCTCGTGGATTATTGGTTGACCAACAAGAGGATTGATCACTTTGCCTTCAATTTTCCATCTTTG GTATTCATAATTCTTTCATGCACTATAGCTATAGGCACCAATCTCAGCCAGTTCATATGCATTGGCAGATTCACTGCTGTTTCATTCCAAGTTATTGGTCATATGAAAACAATCCTCGTTTTGATACTTGGATTTTTGTTTTTCGGGAAAGAAGGTCTCAACATACAAGTGGTAGTTGGCATGATCATAGCAGTTTGTGGAATGATCTGGTATGGAAATGCCTCATCTAAACCTGGTGGGAAAGAGCGTCGTAGCCATTCAATTAAGCATGGATCAGATTCGTCACAAGCTGATGATAAGGTGTAA